The window TCCTCAACCCGCACGTGATAGTTCATCTGGACCTTGAACCGCTTCCACTCCCCGTACTCATAGGCACTCACGGGTAGCGGATGCATCGCTGGCTTGTCGAGTGCTTCGAATACGCTCCTTCTTGTCCCCTCCCTTGCTTGGAACTCTCTCGAGTTCAGCTCCTCTAAGAGCTCATAGATTGCCTGATTGAGCTCATAGAGGGAGAAGAACTTCTCGTGACGGAGCCTGGCGAGGATCTGGCTTACCTGAAATCTCACTACTTCTCGCTGTCAGGGAGTTTATGTATATAATCTCTTTGAAACCTGACGCGGCGCCAGGAGGTATCCCAGGTGCTGGGCCATCGGAGGAGGAAGTGTCTGCTTACTTACCCCGGGCACCAAACTAGGCATTACTTTGCCAGTGGCCACAGGACTCGGCCTCATCAACGGCCGAAATCTCAGTCCAGCATGACTGAATTCTTTCCCTGGCTCTGAGGGTGCTGCGGGTTGATCCAACTGCTCATGTCTGGTACTCTTTGTTGTCAAAGTGACTTTTCTTATATCTCTGGACCAACGATTCGTGCATCTTTGGACCAGGAGTTCGCCAAACTCTGGACCAACGATTCGCGTCACTCTGGACCAACGATTCGTGCATCTTTGGACCAGGAGTTCGCCAAACTCTGGACCAGGAGTTCGCGTAACTCTGGACCAGCGAGGGGAAGCTGCCGAAACTCTAGGACATCGTTTCCTAGAGGGAGGTAAACAGAGATGAAAAACAAGACAAGAAAAGGAAGTTGGACATTGCAACCAGATCAGATCCGAAAAGTTATTGGCTACCTCGATCGACACCCAGATGCCTCAGCCCGCACCGTCGAGGCCGCCACTGGAGTATCGCATCAGTCAGTCACCAGACTACGCAAGAAGTTAGCCGAGGTCACCATCACCGAGGAGGAGTTGTCAAAGGACTCGAGCCTCTTGGCGGTTCTCTATCCGACGAGGGCCGGAAGAACCAGCACGAAGGTAGCCCCCGACTACGAGACACTCGCTAAGGAGTTGAGGGATACCCCGCATCTCACCCGAGAGCTCCTATGGGAGGAGTACTGCCAGATCAATGGTGAGAATTCGTACTCATATTCTGAGTTCTGTCGAAAGCTTGCTCGAGTAATGGACCAAGGAGAGCTCACCATGTTGTTGGTCCATGAGTTGGGCAGCGCTCTCATGGTCGACTATGCGGGTGACACTGTTCCCATCTGGGACCGAGCCACTGGCCAGATCGCTTTCTACGCCCAGGTCTTTGTCGCCGCCCTGGCCTACTCGGGCTATACCTTCGCGGGAGTCTATGAGTCCCAGCGCATCGATGACTTCCTCTTTGCCATCATGGATGCTTTGGAGTTCTTCGGTGGGCTTCCCGTCAAGATCATCCCCGATAATCTCCGGAGTGCGGTTACCAAGCACACCCGTGACGAGCTCATCTACAACGCAACCTTTACCGAGTTCTGCACCCATTATGCAATCGAGCCCGCGGCTACTCGCCCCTATCGGCCAAAGGATAAAGCTTGGACAACTGACTACACCTCCTGATAGATCGGTAAGGAACCCGTAATGGAACAGCTCATAAGTTCGGTTATCTCTTGCCTCTGCTGGGTCGGACCCATCCAGATTCTCTCCGCCTAGCAGCGTAGTCACTCGTCCGACAGGTGGCACTGCAGTACCTGCGTCGTTGACCTCGCGTGCGCTCTGGAGTGGGTTTTTGACACCGTGCACAAGGGATCGTTGGTTCCTCAGGTGGTAAGGGTGCATAGAGCCGTTGGTGGCCGTTATAGACCACCGAGACAAGCCAACCGCGTCTTGCACGCTTGTTCACGGTACTTGGATGTACGCCAAGGGCTTTCGCCATCTCATCAAGGGTCAGCATCCCTTTGTTGCGGAGACGGTGAAAGCGAGATTCGAGTCCATAGGCGATGCGGATCTTGGCGATGATAAAGACAGTGAACTGGGCCCCAACGGGTGGCTGATAGCCGCGGGCATTGAGTGCGCTAGCGATCTCTGCGTCAGTGTTGTCCTCCATGAGTCTGTCAACCTCACTCACGATAGCTGGATCGAGCTTGGCGAGTTCGGCCACGGACTTAGGGCGGGCAATAGTGAGGCTCTTGGTCCCGCCACCACGAAAGCGGACATTGAGGCTGACCTCATCCTCCTTTAGGAGGGTCACATCCTCAATGAGGAGTCGTACCATGCGTTTGCGCAGCTGTTTAGGGGTCTCTGGGTCATTGAAGAGTCGGGGAAAGTCGGTGGCTAATCCAAGGATGCGCCCCCGCTTTGCCTCATCGAAGACTACATCGGCCTCCCGCTGACGCTCGTAGTCATCTTGGGCCTGTACAAGGGCATTGAGCTTTGCATTCCACTCGGCCTCCAAGGTAGCAGCGACAAGACGGTTCCCTGGATCGACATGGAGATAACGACGCTGTGCAAGTTCGGCCTCATAACGGGCACGCTCTACCTGTTGGTGACGCACACGGTCAGTGTCGGCCGCCTGACTTGCGAGTTCGTCCTGCACCTGAAGAGTGACCGCCAGCGCGAGCGGAGTCACCGAGGCCACCAGTAGTTCCCCAATACTGCGATCGATCTCAGCACCGTTGATGGATTGACAGATTGGCTCTGCATCTTCGATGCCCTTGCGCTGACAGCGATACGAGGGTACCAATTCACCGTGTCGAGTGTGGTAGCTGACCGTCATTCTCATACCACAGCGTCCACAGATAACGAGTCCCTGAAGGAGAGCTGGTCCTTCCCTGGGTGGGCCAGCCTTACGATCTAGCCCGTAGGCGGCTGCGTTGGCTTTGAGCTTGGCGATGTTTGCCTCGTACTCGGCCCAGGTGATGTAGCCAGGGTGTTGGTCAAGAATGAGGGTCTGCCACTGGTCTCTTGGTAGAGATCGTTGTCTGGACTTTAGGTCAGGGAGCGTCTTTGTCATCTTGGTGCGCCCATAGACATAAGCACCCGTATAGCAGGGGTTCTTCAGGATCTGTAGGGCCCGATGGTGCACCAGTGATCCCCAGGCAAGCTCACCGGTGGAGAGTCGACGAGGGAAGAGGAGACCTCGCTGA of the Ferrimicrobium sp. genome contains:
- a CDS encoding DDE-type integrase/transposase/recombinase, giving the protein MQPDQIRKVIGYLDRHPDASARTVEAATGVSHQSVTRLRKKLAEVTITEEELSKDSSLLAVLYPTRAGRTSTKVAPDYETLAKELRDTPHLTRELLWEEYCQINGENSYSYSEFCRKLARVMDQGELTMLLVHELGSALMVDYAGDTVPIWDRATGQIAFYAQVFVAALAYSGYTFAGVYESQRIDDFLFAIMDALEFFGGLPVKIIPDNLRSAVTKHTRDELIYNATFTEFCTHYAIEPAATRPYRPKDKAWTTDYTS
- a CDS encoding recombinase family protein is translated as MNLEATSKITTSHLSRAAYLYVRQSTLRQVMENTESTKRQYALRERAIQMGWQPDQVVVIDSDLGRSGADSDRVGFQRMVAAVGMGEVGVVIGLEVSRLARSSSDWHRLLEICALSDTLILDEDGLYDPAHFNDRLVLGMKGTMSEAELHVIRSRLIGGQQAKARRGELKLHLPIGLVYDATDRVVLDPDLSIQEAVREFFATFVRTGSATATVRSFHQRGLLFPRRLSTGELAWGSLVHHRALQILKNPCYTGAYVYGRTKMTKTLPDLKSRQRSLPRDQWQTLILDQHPGYITWAEYEANIAKLKANAAAYGLDRKAGPPREGPALLQGLVICGRCGMRMTVSYHTRHGELVPSYRCQRKGIEDAEPICQSINGAEIDRSIGELLVASVTPLALAVTLQVQDELASQAADTDRVRHQQVERARYEAELAQRRYLHVDPGNRLVAATLEAEWNAKLNALVQAQDDYERQREADVVFDEAKRGRILGLATDFPRLFNDPETPKQLRKRMVRLLIEDVTLLKEDEVSLNVRFRGGGTKSLTIARPKSVAELAKLDPAIVSEVDRLMEDNTDAEIASALNARGYQPPVGAQFTVFIIAKIRIAYGLESRFHRLRNKGMLTLDEMAKALGVHPSTVNKRARRGWLVSVVYNGHQRLYAPLPPEEPTIPCARCQKPTPERTRGQRRRYCSATCRTSDYAARRRESGWVRPSRGKR